TTTTGTTGAAGTATAGTTTTTATCTTTTGAATGTTTTGTTCTTCCTGTAATAAAAAATATGTGATCTCCTCTTTCCAAATGCATTTTAATTAAATCTTTTGCAGATTGTTTTGGAATTGAGTGTTCATCTCCGTTTTCAGCAACATAATCCCAAAATTTTTGATTATACAAATAACTTGCAGCTCCTCTTTTATCTCCTGGAATTTGGAAATGATATTGCCCATAATTAAAATAACCGCTTGAATGCACCAATGTATCATCAATATCAAAACTTACATTAATAGGGCCTTTCCCTTCTAAACTTTTCTTAATGTCATCAACAGATACAAAATGAACAGCCTTCTGAACTTTGTCTGTCGAATAAAATCCTTCGTGAGTATAAGGAACTTTTGGTCCTGCTGCAAATATTACAGATGCAGCAAATAAAAATAATAATGCCTTTTTCATAACATTTCCTCCTATATATTTTTTTTATTTTTTTTATTATCTTATAGGTTCACAGCCTATAAATTCTCCCTTTGCCGTATAAGTACACAAATTTCCCGCTTTTTCTCTTCCATCACCTTTAGGAATCTTGAAATAAGAGCAGCTAGATGATAATACTGCTAAAACTAATGTTAGAAGCATTGTTACCTTTTTCATAGGAAAATCCTCCTCTAAAATAATTTTCATTTAAAATTTTAAAAATTAAATGTAAAAAAAAGATGCTTTCCCGAAAGAAAACATCCCTTAATTTTATATATCAAATACGATAGATTTAACTCTTGTCATGCTTTCTATACTGTATTTTATCCCTTGAACTCCTGCTCCTGAACCTTTAATTCCTAAGAATGGGAAGCTGTCAGGCCCTCTTTGAGTCTTGTTATTTATATGTACTGTTCCTACTTCCAATTTTTCAGCAATTTCAAATGCTAATGGGAAATTTTTTGTAAATACTGCTGATTGAAGTCCATATTCTGATTTATTTGCAATTTCTACTGCTTCATCTACAGATTTTACTCTGATAATTGGCAATACTGGTCCAAATGGTTCTTCCCAGGCGATTCTCATATCAGTTGTTACGTTGTCAAAAACTACTGGCCAGATTAGATTTTTTTCTCTTTTTACTGTTGTTAATGCTTTTGCACCTTTTTCTTGTGCATCTTTTATTAATCCTTCGATAAAGTCTGCTGATGGAGTATCAATTACTGTTGTAATGTCAGCATTGTCAAAAGGATCTCCAACAGTTAATTTTTCAACTTTTTCTTTTATCAAGTTTGCTAATTTATCTGCAACTGAATCCATTACAAGTACTCTTTTAATGGCAGTACATCTTTGTCCAGAATAGCTAAATGCTCCTGCTACGATATTTTTAGCGGCATTTTCCAAGTCTGCATCTTCTAATACAATTCCAGCATCTTTTCCACCTAATTCAAGCATAATTGGACGCATTCCAGCAAGTTTTCCGATTTTTTCCCCAATTGGTGTACTTCCTGTAAAATTTATAAAGTTTACTTCTTTGTGTTCAATCAAATAATCTCCGATTTCAGAACCTTTTCCAGTTACAGAGTTAAATACTCCTGCTGGAATTCCAGCTTCTGCAAATACTTGTGTTAATAACAGCCCGCTTATTGATCCTTGTGTAGGCGGTTTGAAAATTACTACATTTCCTCCGATTAAAGCTGGTGCAATTTTAGATGCTGACAGATTTACTGGGTAGTTGAAAGGTGCGATTGCAAGTACAACTCCAACTGGCTCTCTTTTTACAGCTCCATATTTTCTCTTGCTTCCAGCTTCAAATCCACCACCATTTACAAATTCTCCAGTGATTCTAAGCCCTTCTTCTGCAGCGTATCTAATTAAATCAGCAGTTCTCACAACTTCTGAAATAGCGGCTTTAATTCCTTTGGCTACTTCCTTTGCCAAGTTTTCCCCAATTTTATCCTTGTCTCTTTCAAGAATATCAGCAGCCTTATTCAAATATGCGGCTCTTTCTACGGCTGACAATGCTCTCCAAGCAGGCAAAGCCTTTCTGGCAGATTCCATAGCATAATCAACATCTTCTCTTGACATAGCTGGAACTGTTCCAAGTTCTTCCCCGTTTATTGGTGAATAAATAGTTATTGTATTTTTAGAGTCTTTCCACTCTCCATTCACTAAATTTTGATAATTCATCAAAATACCTCCTTATTTTACATATCTTTTATTTTACTGTACACTTTATTTTATCATATATTTTACATAATTAATATAGTTTTTTTCATATATTTTCTATTTTGCCGCTTATCACATCTGATTTACAGTTCCAAAAACATAAGTTTACTGTTATAATTCAAAAAAATCTTTTTTAAACACTCTTTTAATTTCAAACTTTTTCCGTTCCAGCCTTTCTGGCAGCTCATTTATCCAAACTAACGGATCTTTAGGATTTACAAGCCTTTTTATATTATCCCGCTTTTTCTCTTCATCAAACCAGATAAGTTTCGTAATCGCCCCAGCCCCAATTCCAATAATTGTCTTATTTTCCTCAATCATTTCAATATTGTAAATCGATTCACATCCATTTAATGAATATCCAAGATTTTCTCCCCATTGAAAGCTGTTTTTCTGGCGATACATATAATATGGAAAAAGCCCTTTATTTTTAGTAACATTTCCAATTTTTTCATAAATTTTCCCATAATCCAGCACATCTTTATGAGCATAATTCTCCTTATTAAGACGGCTTGCATTTTTTATTGCCAAATTATGAATTGTCAGATTTTCCATGTCATACTTTGAAATTTCATCCATCGTATACAGAATATCTTCTGTATTTTCACGTGGCAGTCCCAAAATCAAATCCATATTTATTTCCAATCCAAGATTTTTAGCAATTTTGTAAACGTTGTCAAACTGTTCCCTGTTATGGTAGCGATTTACGAGTTTTAGTGTCTTTTCATTAAAAGACTGGGGATTTATGCTGATTTTATTTACTCCATAACTTTTAATAACTGATAATTTTCCCTCATCCATCGTGTCAATTCTTCCAGCTTCAAATGTAAATTCCTTTAAATAATCTAAATTGTAATTTTCCTTTACTGTTTTTAGTAATTTATCAATTTCTTCTGCCGTTAAAATCGAAGGCGTTCCTCCGCCAATGTAAATTGTGTTAATTTTTAAATCCAGTTCCTGTGTTAATTGCCCAATTTCACGGATTTCATGATAAATTGACCCTATATATTCATCATATCTTTCGGAATATTTTCCACGTAGCAGGTAGGCTGGAAATGAGCAGTATGAACATTTTGTAGGACAAAAGGCAATTCCAATATAAATTCCTATTGTTTCCTTATCTAAATATGGTGCTTGACGTTTCACAATGTCTAGCAGAAGTTTCCGCTTTTCATCGCTTACAAAATATATTTTTCCCAATATTTCATCAATTTCTTCATAAGACAATCCCATTTTTAAAAACCGTCCCACAATCTTTGTAGGACGTACACCTATTAAAATTCCCCATTTATATTTATTTTTTTTATCAAACAATTCCATTAATGAGGCCTTTGCCATAACTTCCGCCTGATCAAAATATTCATCATTTATCTTCTTATGTGAAAAGGTCACTTTTTTTAAGATTTTTCCACTATTTTTGTCAATCAATGCTGTATTTACAGTAATTAATTCAGTATTTTTATTTTCATTATTTTCTAGTTTTCCACAATCTTCTGAAAAGTTTTCCACATTTTTACCCTTTTCAAAATTTACATTAATTTCCACATTATTTTCACTGTTTTCAGAAATAACACCATAATTTTCAGGCAGAAGTACACGCACAAATTCCTCAAGTTTATTCTGATTAATCTCAATATTTGCTCTTATCATCTATTTTATAACTCCTACAAAATAAAGTGCCAGCACAATTATTCCAAGAATGATCCGATAATATCCAAATACCTTGAAATCATGCTTTTTAATGTAGCTCATAAAGACTTTAATAACGGCATAGGCAAATATAAATGAAAGCACAAAACCTAATGCAATTAAAAACCATTCATATCCGCTTAATGCTGTTCCCAGCTTCACCAGCTTCAAAAGTGTCGCTCCAAGCATTGTCGGAATTGCAAGGAAAAATGAAAATTCTGTCGCTAAAATCCTATTTAATCCAAGCAAAACTCCTCCAATAATAGTGGCAGCGGATCTTGAAGTACCTGGAATCATCGCAAGGCATTGAAATAGCCCCACTCCAATTGCAGTTTTTATAGGCATTTGAGTAATTGAAGTAATTTTACCTTCCTTTTTTTCGCCAGATTCCAGCCAAATAAGTATAACTCCGTAAATAATCAGCGTTATTGCCACAACTACTGAATTAAACAGCACTTTATCAATAACATCATCGAACAAAAGTCCTAAAACAACTGCTGGAAGCACTGCAATCACTATTTTTATCCACATTTGAACAATATCCATCCGCTGACTTTGACTAAGTCCTTTTGCAAACGGAAAAATTCTTTTCCAGTAATACACAACTACCGACAAAATTGCCCCTAGCTGTATAATTATCTTAAACGCATTTGCAAATTCCTCATTTTTCGATAATTGCAAAAATTGATCCACAATGATCATATGTCCTGTGCTGCTGACAGGTATAAACTCTGTAAGCCCTTCCACAAGACTTAAAATAAATACTTTAATAATGTCTATGAACATAATAATTTCCTTTCCTCTTTATTTATACTAAATCCCATTTGAATTTGAAAAAGTTTTATCTATTTC
The DNA window shown above is from Leptotrichia wadei and carries:
- a CDS encoding coproporphyrinogen III oxidase — its product is MIRANIEINQNKLEEFVRVLLPENYGVISENSENNVEINVNFEKGKNVENFSEDCGKLENNENKNTELITVNTALIDKNSGKILKKVTFSHKKINDEYFDQAEVMAKASLMELFDKKNKYKWGILIGVRPTKIVGRFLKMGLSYEEIDEILGKIYFVSDEKRKLLLDIVKRQAPYLDKETIGIYIGIAFCPTKCSYCSFPAYLLRGKYSERYDEYIGSIYHEIREIGQLTQELDLKINTIYIGGGTPSILTAEEIDKLLKTVKENYNLDYLKEFTFEAGRIDTMDEGKLSVIKSYGVNKISINPQSFNEKTLKLVNRYHNREQFDNVYKIAKNLGLEINMDLILGLPRENTEDILYTMDEISKYDMENLTIHNLAIKNASRLNKENYAHKDVLDYGKIYEKIGNVTKNKGLFPYYMYRQKNSFQWGENLGYSLNGCESIYNIEMIEENKTIIGIGAGAITKLIWFDEEKKRDNIKRLVNPKDPLVWINELPERLERKKFEIKRVFKKDFFEL
- the aphA gene encoding acid phosphatase AphA, with the translated sequence MKKALLFLFAASVIFAAGPKVPYTHEGFYSTDKVQKAVHFVSVDDIKKSLEGKGPINVSFDIDDTLVHSSGYFNYGQYHFQIPGDKRGAASYLYNQKFWDYVAENGDEHSIPKQSAKDLIKMHLERGDHIFFITGRTKHSKDKNYTSTKLSKTLQRYFDLPEEVYVEYTADTPTGGYKYDKSFYMKKHNVSIHYGDSDDDILAARELGIRGIRVQRAYNSTNPQKMNGGYGEEVLINSAW
- a CDS encoding NADP-dependent glyceraldehyde-3-phosphate dehydrogenase, giving the protein MNYQNLVNGEWKDSKNTITIYSPINGEELGTVPAMSREDVDYAMESARKALPAWRALSAVERAAYLNKAADILERDKDKIGENLAKEVAKGIKAAISEVVRTADLIRYAAEEGLRITGEFVNGGGFEAGSKRKYGAVKREPVGVVLAIAPFNYPVNLSASKIAPALIGGNVVIFKPPTQGSISGLLLTQVFAEAGIPAGVFNSVTGKGSEIGDYLIEHKEVNFINFTGSTPIGEKIGKLAGMRPIMLELGGKDAGIVLEDADLENAAKNIVAGAFSYSGQRCTAIKRVLVMDSVADKLANLIKEKVEKLTVGDPFDNADITTVIDTPSADFIEGLIKDAQEKGAKALTTVKREKNLIWPVVFDNVTTDMRIAWEEPFGPVLPIIRVKSVDEAVEIANKSEYGLQSAVFTKNFPLAFEIAEKLEVGTVHINNKTQRGPDSFPFLGIKGSGAGVQGIKYSIESMTRVKSIVFDI
- a CDS encoding undecaprenyl-diphosphate phosphatase, whose amino-acid sequence is MFIDIIKVFILSLVEGLTEFIPVSSTGHMIIVDQFLQLSKNEEFANAFKIIIQLGAILSVVVYYWKRIFPFAKGLSQSQRMDIVQMWIKIVIAVLPAVVLGLLFDDVIDKVLFNSVVVAITLIIYGVILIWLESGEKKEGKITSITQMPIKTAIGVGLFQCLAMIPGTSRSAATIIGGVLLGLNRILATEFSFFLAIPTMLGATLLKLVKLGTALSGYEWFLIALGFVLSFIFAYAVIKVFMSYIKKHDFKVFGYYRIILGIIVLALYFVGVIK